The Lacipirellula parvula genome window below encodes:
- a CDS encoding family 2A encapsulin nanocompartment shell protein, translating into MADAPPQLALGDVAARQLANATKTPPQMSTITPRWLTHLLPWVPVEAGIYRLNKVKDASRVTVACSRRDERDLPETFVDYDENPREYMLSAVTTIVDIHTRVSDLYSVPHDQIGEQLRLAIETVKERQESELLNNKEYGLLTNTAPGMRIKTRSGPPTPDDMDELIARVWKEPGFFLAHPLAIAAFGRECTRRGVPPATVTMFGSQFITWRGIPIFPCDKLGTEGGKTSIVLMRTGESRQGVIGLYQPGLPGQQGMGLSVRFMGISRKAIASYLVSLYCSAVVMTEDALGVLDNVEIGKYHDYQHLYSK; encoded by the coding sequence ATGGCCGACGCCCCTCCCCAACTTGCGCTTGGCGACGTCGCCGCACGGCAACTTGCGAACGCGACGAAGACCCCGCCGCAGATGTCGACGATCACCCCCCGGTGGTTGACGCATCTCCTGCCGTGGGTTCCGGTGGAAGCCGGCATTTACCGCCTGAACAAGGTGAAGGACGCCTCGCGCGTCACCGTCGCCTGCTCTCGCCGCGATGAGCGAGATCTGCCTGAAACGTTCGTCGACTACGACGAAAATCCCCGCGAGTACATGCTCAGCGCGGTGACGACGATCGTCGACATTCACACCCGCGTCTCCGACCTCTACAGCGTGCCGCACGACCAGATCGGCGAGCAACTGCGGTTGGCGATCGAAACGGTCAAAGAACGCCAAGAGAGCGAACTCCTCAACAACAAGGAGTACGGCCTGCTCACCAACACGGCGCCCGGCATGCGGATCAAGACCCGCAGCGGCCCGCCGACGCCGGACGACATGGACGAGCTGATCGCCCGCGTCTGGAAGGAACCTGGTTTCTTCCTGGCCCATCCGCTCGCGATCGCGGCGTTCGGTCGTGAATGCACCCGCCGCGGCGTGCCTCCGGCCACGGTGACGATGTTCGGTTCGCAGTTCATCACTTGGCGCGGCATCCCGATCTTCCCCTGCGACAAGCTGGGCACCGAAGGGGGCAAGACGAGCATCGTGCTGATGCGCACCGGCGAGTCGCGCCAAGGCGTCATCGGCCTCTACCAACCTGGCCTACCGGGCCAGCAAGGGATGGGACTTTCCGTCCGTTTCATGGGCATCAGCCGCAAGGCGATCGCATCTTACCTCGTGTCGCTTTATTGCTCCGCCGTCGTCATGACGGAAGATGCGCTCGGCGTGCTCGATAACGTGGAAATCGGAAAGTACCATGACTATCAACATCTCTACAGCAAGTAG
- the epsC gene encoding serine O-acetyltransferase EpsC — MNSFSDKAVEHESHALHWDIDSIVAQLRSLRMAAPGRRFGDRPAKLPSQKALAGILDGLSAALFPNRLGLPDLTNEGVDYFVGNTLDLTLRELLEQVRRELQFSAALESNPTEIRETAIAITREFASQLPAVRKLLESDIRAAYQGDPAARSVDEVLVCYPGVTAITHHRLAHVLHGLGAPLLARMIAEVAHSTTGIDIHPGAQIAGSFFIDHGTGVVIGESAIIGERVRLYQAVTLGAKRFPTDENGAMLKGNARHPIVEDEVVIYAGATILGRITIGKGSVIGGNVWLTRSVPPGSNITQAKNRSEAFDDGGGI; from the coding sequence ATGAACAGTTTTTCCGACAAGGCGGTCGAACACGAGTCCCATGCGCTGCATTGGGATATCGACTCGATTGTTGCGCAACTACGGTCGCTGCGAATGGCGGCGCCGGGCCGGCGGTTCGGCGATCGCCCCGCGAAGCTCCCCTCGCAGAAGGCGCTCGCCGGCATCCTCGACGGGCTCTCGGCGGCCCTGTTCCCGAATCGCCTCGGCCTCCCTGACCTGACGAACGAGGGCGTCGATTACTTCGTCGGCAACACGCTCGACCTCACGCTGCGGGAACTGCTGGAACAAGTCCGGCGGGAACTGCAATTCTCCGCCGCCTTGGAGTCGAACCCTACCGAGATTCGCGAGACCGCAATCGCGATCACGCGTGAGTTCGCTTCGCAGTTGCCAGCGGTGCGCAAGCTACTCGAAAGCGACATTCGCGCCGCGTACCAAGGCGACCCCGCGGCCCGTAGCGTCGACGAAGTACTCGTCTGCTATCCCGGCGTCACGGCGATCACCCACCACCGCCTCGCTCATGTGTTGCATGGTCTGGGCGCGCCGCTGCTGGCGCGGATGATCGCTGAAGTCGCTCACTCGACGACCGGCATCGACATTCACCCGGGCGCCCAAATCGCCGGGAGCTTTTTCATCGACCACGGGACCGGGGTCGTCATCGGCGAATCGGCGATCATCGGCGAGCGGGTGCGGCTCTACCAAGCCGTGACGCTCGGCGCCAAACGATTCCCCACCGACGAAAACGGGGCCATGCTCAAAGGCAACGCCCGTCATCCGATCGTCGAAGACGAAGTCGTGATCTACGCCGGTGCCACGATCCTCGGCCGCATCACGATTGGCAAAGGTTCGGTCATCGGCGGCAACGTCTGGCTAACGCGCAGCGTCCCGCCGGGCAGCAACATTACCCAGGCTAAAAACCGCAGCGAAGCGTTCGACGACGGCGGCGGAATCTAA
- a CDS encoding PQQ-binding-like beta-propeller repeat protein: protein MRHIAFDKYRSPRDRSIGFLCALANIAAACMWTATATAADWPQWQGADRNAMSAEQGLLQEWPEGGPPLAWRVDNLGGGDSAPAIAAGRLYGMSARDGEEIVWALNEADGKVAWEQAIGPAVEQRMPQSKEGPGGTPTVDGELLYVIGMGGELACLRAADGTIVWHRNLVDDFGGTTPMWSFRESPLIDGDRLICTPGGEDATLVALNKLTGETIWKSQAPGSPKAAYSSPIAIDFEGQRQYVQLTAQALIGVAASDGAFLWEYAKPANRNGINCTTPLYHDGTVFAASAYGAGGGLAKLSKGSNDEIEAEEVYFTNRMQNHHGGIILFEGCLYGANGGNGGGNLICLDFENGDVLWDERRGETRVGKGSIAFADGRLYYRTEDGTMLLIQPNAEKYVEVGRFDPPDRTNVPAWAHPVIANGKLYVRDQDVLLCYDIAKK, encoded by the coding sequence ATGAGGCATATCGCCTTCGATAAATATCGCAGTCCGCGCGATCGTTCGATCGGGTTCTTGTGCGCGTTGGCAAACATCGCCGCCGCGTGCATGTGGACCGCTACTGCAACGGCGGCCGATTGGCCGCAGTGGCAGGGCGCCGATCGGAACGCCATGTCGGCCGAGCAAGGCTTGCTGCAAGAATGGCCCGAGGGCGGCCCGCCCCTCGCGTGGCGCGTCGACAATCTCGGCGGCGGCGATAGCGCTCCCGCCATCGCTGCGGGGCGGCTCTACGGCATGAGCGCCCGCGATGGCGAGGAAATTGTCTGGGCGCTCAACGAGGCCGACGGCAAAGTCGCGTGGGAGCAAGCGATTGGCCCAGCCGTCGAGCAACGCATGCCGCAGTCGAAAGAAGGGCCAGGCGGCACCCCCACCGTTGACGGCGAATTGCTCTACGTCATCGGGATGGGCGGCGAGTTGGCCTGCCTCCGCGCGGCGGACGGGACGATTGTCTGGCATCGCAATTTGGTCGACGACTTTGGCGGGACGACGCCAATGTGGAGCTTCCGCGAGTCGCCGCTTATCGACGGCGATCGGTTGATTTGCACGCCTGGCGGCGAGGACGCCACGCTCGTCGCGCTCAACAAATTGACTGGCGAAACAATCTGGAAAAGCCAGGCGCCAGGCAGCCCCAAGGCTGCTTACTCCTCGCCAATCGCGATCGACTTCGAGGGGCAGCGGCAATACGTGCAGCTGACGGCGCAGGCGCTCATCGGCGTGGCCGCCTCTGATGGCGCATTCCTGTGGGAGTATGCGAAACCGGCCAACCGCAACGGCATCAACTGCACGACGCCTCTCTACCACGACGGCACGGTCTTCGCCGCCTCGGCCTACGGCGCTGGCGGCGGATTGGCAAAGCTTAGCAAGGGATCCAACGACGAAATCGAGGCCGAGGAGGTCTACTTCACCAACCGGATGCAAAACCATCACGGCGGCATCATTTTGTTCGAGGGTTGTCTTTACGGCGCCAACGGCGGCAACGGCGGCGGCAATCTCATCTGTCTCGACTTTGAGAATGGCGACGTGCTGTGGGACGAGCGCCGCGGCGAAACCCGCGTCGGCAAGGGCTCGATCGCATTCGCCGATGGTCGGCTCTACTACCGCACCGAGGACGGCACGATGCTCCTCATCCAGCCGAACGCGGAAAAGTACGTCGAGGTCGGGCGCTTCGATCCGCCAGACCGCACCAACGTGCCGGCGTGGGCGCATCCGGTGATTGCCAACGGCAAGCTTTACGTTCGCGACCAAGATGTGTTGCTCTGTTACGACATCGCAAAGAAATAG
- a CDS encoding aldo/keto reductase, giving the protein MQTRKLGNSGLEVSAIGLGCMGMSFSYGPPKDQREMTSLLHAAVERGVTFFDTAEVYGPYLNEELVGPALAPFRGKVVIATKFGFDLREGINFRSPGGAPALNSRPEHIKQVAEESLKRLQIETIDLFYQHRVDPAVPIEDVAGAVKELIAAGKVKHFGMSEAGVQTIRRAHAVQPLAALQSEYSLWTRTPEREVIPTLEELGIGFVPYSPLGKGFLTGAMNAETKLDSADFRNMLPRFTPEAMQANQALVDLLGAIGKRKGATPAQIALAWLLAQKPWIVPIPGTTKLNRLEENLGAAAVELSQGDLDEIDAAAAKITVQGTRYPEKLEKMTGL; this is encoded by the coding sequence ATGCAGACTCGCAAGCTTGGCAACAGCGGTCTCGAAGTTTCCGCCATCGGCCTTGGCTGCATGGGAATGAGCTTTTCCTACGGCCCGCCGAAGGATCAGCGAGAGATGACGTCGCTGCTGCACGCTGCAGTGGAGCGCGGCGTCACCTTTTTCGATACGGCCGAAGTATACGGCCCCTACCTCAACGAAGAACTGGTCGGGCCAGCGCTCGCGCCGTTCCGCGGCAAGGTGGTGATCGCCACAAAGTTTGGATTCGATCTCCGCGAGGGGATCAACTTCCGCAGTCCAGGCGGGGCGCCGGCGCTCAACAGCCGACCAGAGCATATCAAGCAGGTCGCCGAGGAATCGCTCAAGCGGCTGCAGATCGAGACGATCGACCTGTTCTATCAGCATCGCGTCGATCCCGCGGTGCCGATTGAAGACGTCGCCGGCGCGGTGAAGGAACTGATCGCAGCGGGTAAGGTAAAACACTTCGGCATGTCGGAAGCAGGCGTGCAGACGATCCGCCGAGCCCACGCGGTGCAGCCGCTTGCCGCGTTGCAGAGCGAATACTCACTCTGGACGCGCACGCCGGAGCGAGAGGTCATTCCCACGTTGGAAGAACTCGGCATCGGCTTCGTGCCCTACAGCCCGCTCGGCAAGGGATTCCTCACGGGCGCAATGAACGCAGAAACGAAGCTCGACAGCGCCGACTTCCGCAACATGCTGCCGCGGTTCACGCCGGAAGCCATGCAGGCGAATCAGGCGCTGGTTGATTTGCTTGGCGCCATCGGGAAGCGAAAGGGGGCGACGCCCGCACAGATTGCGCTCGCCTGGCTACTTGCTCAGAAACCGTGGATTGTGCCGATTCCCGGTACAACCAAGCTGAACCGGTTGGAAGAAAATCTCGGCGCCGCCGCCGTCGAACTTTCACAGGGCGACCTGGATGAAATCGACGCCGCGGCCGCTAAGATCACGGTGCAGGGCACGCGCTATCCGGAAAAGCTTGAGAAGATGACGGGGCTCTAG
- a CDS encoding cupin domain-containing protein has translation MQITRAGSQPSGKGPAEYFTGSVRIDRLIEAPAPARVFAANVTFEPGARTAWHTHPLGQTLIITAGCGWAQREGGPVEEIRPGDVVWFPPGEKHWHGATATTGMSHLAIAETLDGKAADWLEQVSDEQYRAG, from the coding sequence ATGCAGATCACTCGCGCGGGCTCACAGCCTTCCGGTAAAGGGCCAGCTGAGTACTTCACCGGCTCGGTGCGGATCGATCGGTTGATCGAAGCGCCGGCCCCGGCGCGCGTCTTCGCTGCGAACGTCACGTTCGAGCCAGGCGCTCGCACAGCTTGGCACACCCACCCGCTCGGCCAGACGCTGATCATCACGGCCGGCTGCGGCTGGGCGCAGCGTGAAGGCGGGCCGGTAGAGGAGATTCGGCCGGGCGACGTCGTCTGGTTTCCGCCGGGCGAAAAGCATTGGCACGGCGCCACGGCGACTACGGGAATGTCGCACCTCGCGATTGCGGAAACGCTCGATGGCAAGGCGGCCGATTGGTTGGAGCAGGTCTCCGACGAGCAATATCGCGCTGGATGA
- a CDS encoding NAD(P)-dependent alcohol dehydrogenase yields MFQAKAYSATSKTSPLAAASIPRRTPNDHDVQIEILFCGICHSDLHYARDEWNADMPAIYPCVPGHEIVGRVAKVGSAVTKHKPGDLVGVGCMVDSDRTCPNCKEGLEQFCPSQVLTYGGPDKHGTAPVTYGGYSDTIVVDEHFVLSIPASLDLAGAAPLLCAGITTYSPLRHWGVGKGKKVGIVGLGGLGHMGVKFAHAFGAHTVVFTTSPSKKEDALRLGADEVVISKNANEMQKHAGSFDFILDAVAAEHDINAYIQLLARDGNITMVGAPEKPLSVGVFGLIMGRRSFSGSPIGGIDETQEMLNFCGEHNITADVEVIPIQKVNEAYERILNSDVKYRFSIDMASLRAE; encoded by the coding sequence ATGTTCCAAGCCAAAGCCTATTCCGCGACCAGCAAAACCTCGCCCCTCGCCGCGGCCAGCATCCCGCGCCGCACGCCGAACGACCACGACGTGCAGATCGAGATCCTGTTCTGCGGCATCTGTCACTCCGACTTGCACTACGCCCGCGACGAATGGAACGCCGACATGCCGGCGATTTACCCCTGCGTGCCGGGGCACGAAATCGTCGGCCGCGTCGCGAAGGTCGGCTCGGCGGTCACGAAGCACAAGCCGGGCGACCTGGTGGGCGTCGGCTGCATGGTCGATTCCGACCGCACCTGCCCGAACTGCAAGGAAGGTCTCGAGCAGTTCTGTCCAAGCCAGGTCCTTACCTACGGCGGCCCCGACAAGCATGGCACGGCTCCGGTCACGTACGGCGGTTACTCCGACACGATCGTCGTCGACGAGCACTTCGTTCTCAGCATTCCCGCGAGCCTCGATCTCGCCGGAGCGGCGCCGCTATTGTGCGCCGGCATCACCACGTACTCGCCGCTGCGTCACTGGGGCGTCGGTAAGGGAAAGAAGGTCGGCATCGTCGGCCTGGGCGGCTTGGGGCACATGGGGGTGAAGTTCGCTCACGCCTTCGGCGCCCACACTGTGGTATTCACGACCTCGCCGAGCAAGAAGGAGGATGCCCTCCGACTCGGCGCCGACGAAGTTGTCATCTCGAAGAATGCGAATGAAATGCAAAAGCATGCCGGCAGCTTCGACTTCATCCTCGACGCGGTGGCGGCTGAGCACGACATCAACGCCTACATCCAACTGCTCGCTCGCGACGGCAACATTACGATGGTCGGCGCCCCGGAGAAGCCGCTCTCCGTCGGGGTGTTCGGGCTGATCATGGGCCGCCGCAGTTTCTCCGGCTCGCCGATCGGCGGCATCGACGAGACGCAAGAGATGCTCAACTTCTGCGGCGAGCACAACATCACCGCCGACGTAGAAGTGATTCCGATTCAAAAGGTGAACGAAGCTTACGAGCGGATTCTCAACTCCGACGTGAAGTATCGCTTCTCAATCGATATGGCGTCGCTCCGAGCAGAGTGA
- a CDS encoding AraC family transcriptional regulator gives MNHDLSPQLASRVAADLAELAERISVASHEDGAIEPQPGVFFYRKSQPGERVHSVCEPAFCLMAQGSKVVLLGDETFRYDPARYLITTMQLPVTGEVVEASPERPYLGFRLTLDPAIVTSVMVESGLVDARSDGSAKAVDVGPLDPDLLNATLRLVRLVDKPSEYRVLGPLVIREIVYRLLTGAQGNRLRHLAMLGGQSHRMVRAVEIIRDNFDKPLKIEAVAKELYMSVSGFHAHFKAVTAMSPLQYQKQLRLQEARRLMLNENLDAAQAGYRVGYDDASHFSRDYKRNYGEPPIRNIERLRELSEAISD, from the coding sequence ATGAATCACGACCTCAGCCCCCAGCTTGCCAGCCGCGTCGCGGCCGATCTCGCGGAACTTGCCGAGCGGATCTCCGTCGCCTCGCACGAAGACGGCGCGATCGAGCCGCAGCCCGGCGTGTTCTTCTATCGGAAGTCCCAGCCCGGCGAGCGGGTCCACAGCGTGTGCGAGCCAGCGTTCTGCCTGATGGCCCAGGGTAGCAAGGTCGTTCTGCTCGGCGATGAAACCTTTCGCTACGACCCGGCTCGCTACCTGATCACCACGATGCAACTCCCCGTCACCGGTGAAGTGGTGGAAGCGTCGCCGGAGCGTCCTTATCTCGGCTTTCGTCTGACGCTCGATCCTGCGATCGTCACCTCGGTGATGGTCGAGTCGGGGCTCGTCGACGCTCGCAGCGACGGCAGCGCGAAGGCGGTCGACGTCGGCCCGCTCGATCCCGACTTGCTCAACGCCACGTTGCGGCTGGTGCGACTCGTCGACAAGCCAAGCGAGTACCGCGTGCTCGGCCCGCTGGTGATTCGCGAGATCGTCTATCGGTTGTTGACCGGGGCGCAGGGAAACCGCCTACGGCATCTGGCGATGCTCGGCGGCCAATCGCATCGCATGGTTCGCGCGGTCGAAATCATTCGCGACAACTTCGACAAGCCGCTGAAAATCGAAGCCGTCGCGAAGGAACTCTACATGAGCGTGTCGGGATTCCACGCCCACTTCAAAGCGGTGACGGCGATGAGCCCGCTGCAGTACCAGAAGCAGCTGCGGCTACAAGAAGCGCGGCGGCTGATGCTCAACGAAAATCTCGACGCCGCGCAAGCCGGCTATCGCGTCGGTTACGACGATGCATCGCACTTTAGCCGCGACTATAAGCGGAACTATGGCGAGCCGCCGATTCGTAATATTGAACGGTTGCGCGAGTTGAGCGAAGCGATTTCGGATTGA
- a CDS encoding sulfatase produces MTSRFQTCSVALLSGVFAMLAVSASAQAADAKKPNVIFILADDLGYSDVAAYGSKYYETPNIDRLAADGARFTNGYTCGPNCQPTRAALNSGQYGPRTGVYTVGGINRFDWSKRPLRPVDNVVQLPLDKITLADSMKKAGYATGMFGKWHIGNDEAHHPSKRGFDEAIVSQGKHFNFVTSPKTDHPDDQYLADFLGDKAVDFIERHKDEPFYLYLPHYGVHAPYDAKEELVAKFKDKPAAGGHHDPRYAAMLYSVDESVGRIVAKLEELGLDDDTLVIFSSDNGGVGSYDTIGLDKKNGITDNSPLKGGKGTLYEGGFRVPYVFRWKGKIEPGRTEATPINSVDLYPTLVELAGGELPENYPLDGVSYAKLLTAEKPLERGKPLFWHFPGYLGASGDTWRTTPGGAIRDGEWKLIEYFEDGHLELYNLTDDIGEKNNLAASNPEKAKELHEKLKAWRQEINAPMPTANDPTKAQPVVKAGKNKGNKAGKANKNRGGKGKKRAAKQAASAE; encoded by the coding sequence ATGACTTCTCGATTTCAGACGTGCTCCGTCGCTTTACTGAGCGGCGTCTTCGCCATGCTCGCGGTTTCCGCTTCAGCCCAAGCCGCTGATGCGAAGAAACCGAACGTGATTTTCATCCTGGCCGACGACTTGGGGTACTCCGACGTCGCGGCCTACGGCAGCAAGTATTACGAGACGCCGAACATCGATCGGCTCGCCGCCGACGGCGCTCGCTTTACCAACGGCTACACCTGCGGGCCGAACTGCCAACCGACGCGGGCCGCGCTTAACAGCGGGCAGTACGGTCCGCGCACCGGCGTCTACACGGTCGGCGGCATCAACCGCTTCGACTGGTCGAAGCGCCCGCTCCGCCCGGTCGACAACGTCGTCCAGTTGCCGCTCGACAAGATCACGCTCGCCGATTCGATGAAGAAGGCCGGGTACGCAACCGGCATGTTCGGCAAGTGGCACATCGGCAACGACGAAGCCCACCACCCGAGCAAGCGCGGCTTCGACGAAGCGATCGTCTCGCAAGGAAAGCATTTCAATTTCGTGACGAGCCCGAAGACCGATCACCCCGACGATCAGTACCTCGCCGACTTCTTGGGCGACAAGGCGGTCGACTTCATCGAACGCCATAAGGACGAACCGTTCTACCTTTACCTCCCGCACTACGGCGTGCATGCTCCGTACGATGCGAAGGAAGAGTTGGTCGCGAAGTTCAAGGACAAGCCAGCGGCTGGCGGACACCACGACCCGCGTTACGCAGCCATGCTGTATAGCGTCGACGAAAGCGTCGGGCGCATCGTTGCGAAATTGGAAGAACTCGGACTCGACGACGACACGCTGGTGATCTTCAGCAGCGACAACGGCGGCGTCGGTAGCTACGACACGATCGGTCTCGACAAGAAGAACGGTATTACCGACAACTCGCCGCTGAAGGGTGGCAAGGGAACGCTCTACGAGGGGGGCTTCCGCGTGCCGTACGTCTTCCGCTGGAAGGGGAAGATTGAACCGGGCCGCACCGAGGCGACGCCGATCAACTCGGTCGACCTCTACCCGACGCTGGTCGAACTCGCCGGCGGCGAACTGCCGGAAAACTACCCGCTCGACGGCGTCAGCTATGCGAAGCTTCTCACCGCAGAGAAGCCGTTGGAGCGAGGCAAGCCGCTGTTCTGGCACTTCCCCGGCTACCTCGGCGCGAGCGGCGACACTTGGCGGACCACCCCCGGCGGCGCTATCCGCGACGGCGAGTGGAAGTTGATTGAGTACTTCGAGGACGGGCATCTTGAGCTGTACAACCTGACCGATGACATCGGCGAGAAGAATAACCTCGCCGCGAGCAACCCGGAGAAGGCCAAGGAACTGCACGAGAAGCTGAAGGCGTGGCGGCAGGAAATTAACGCGCCGATGCCGACGGCGAATGATCCGACGAAGGCTCAGCCGGTGGTAAAGGCCGGCAAGAACAAGGGGAACAAGGCCGGTAAGGCGAACAAGAATCGCGGCGGCAAAGGGAAGAAACGCGCCGCAAAGCAAGCGGCGAGCGCGGAGTAG
- a CDS encoding sulfatase gives MPRLAIALLLTLAASLSHLAAAHAEEKPSRPNVLMIAADDLNHWVGYLGRNRQAITPNLDWLAQQGMSFSRSYCAAPSCNPSRTALMSGLRPDVTGVYGNNDDWRKVLNDKVHLASAFRNAGYYVAGAGKIYHEAYRSPAEWDDYLKESGTDPIPTGSKGVGGIRFGAVDANDEDLREWKIVQYGIDELKKEHDKPFFLAIGLHKPHMPWFVPQKYFDMHPLDKIELPPHIEDDLSDVPPAGVKMAKPDGDHKQMVDSGRWKEAIQAYLAACSYSDAMIGRLLYELERSPYRDNTIVVFWGDHGWHLGEKEHWRKFALWEEATRAPLIWKVPGMTKPGSVSERTVDFMSIYPTLTDLAGIETPEHVQGKSIRPLLADPKAKWDTPAVTTQEEGNHSVRSEGWRYIRYRNGDEELYDETADPYEYKNLAEDPNYAERKKELAQYLPTTNLPDMSGGPDGHNAEGKKMKKNRNQQRNQQRKERAK, from the coding sequence ATGCCACGTTTAGCCATCGCCCTCTTGTTGACCCTCGCGGCCAGCTTGTCTCACCTTGCCGCAGCCCACGCCGAAGAGAAGCCATCGCGTCCCAATGTGTTGATGATCGCCGCTGACGATCTCAACCATTGGGTCGGGTACCTCGGCCGCAATCGCCAGGCGATCACGCCGAATCTGGATTGGCTCGCTCAGCAGGGCATGTCGTTCTCGCGCAGCTACTGCGCGGCGCCGTCGTGCAATCCGTCGCGTACGGCCCTGATGTCTGGCCTCCGCCCCGACGTGACGGGCGTCTACGGCAACAACGACGATTGGCGGAAGGTGCTGAATGACAAAGTTCACCTCGCCTCGGCCTTTCGCAACGCCGGCTACTACGTCGCCGGCGCCGGCAAGATTTATCACGAAGCCTACCGCAGTCCCGCGGAGTGGGACGACTACCTGAAGGAATCGGGCACAGATCCCATTCCGACCGGTAGCAAGGGAGTCGGCGGCATTCGCTTCGGCGCCGTCGATGCAAACGACGAAGATCTTCGCGAATGGAAAATCGTGCAGTACGGCATCGACGAGCTGAAGAAGGAACACGACAAGCCATTCTTCCTGGCGATCGGGTTGCACAAACCGCACATGCCGTGGTTCGTGCCGCAGAAGTATTTCGATATGCACCCGCTCGATAAAATCGAGCTGCCGCCGCACATCGAGGACGATCTCAGCGACGTCCCGCCCGCCGGCGTGAAGATGGCCAAGCCGGACGGCGACCACAAGCAAATGGTCGACTCGGGCCGCTGGAAGGAAGCGATCCAGGCCTACCTGGCGGCGTGCTCGTACTCCGATGCGATGATCGGCCGATTGCTTTATGAACTCGAAAGGAGCCCCTACCGCGACAACACCATTGTCGTCTTCTGGGGCGACCATGGTTGGCACCTCGGCGAGAAGGAACATTGGCGGAAGTTCGCCTTGTGGGAAGAAGCGACCCGCGCGCCGCTCATCTGGAAAGTCCCCGGCATGACGAAGCCGGGGAGCGTCAGCGAGCGGACCGTCGACTTCATGTCGATTTACCCCACGCTCACCGACCTCGCCGGGATCGAGACGCCGGAGCACGTGCAGGGGAAATCGATCCGCCCGCTGCTCGCCGATCCCAAAGCCAAATGGGACACGCCGGCCGTGACGACGCAGGAGGAAGGGAACCACTCCGTCCGCAGCGAAGGGTGGCGCTATATCCGTTACCGCAACGGCGATGAAGAGCTGTACGACGAAACAGCCGACCCGTACGAGTACAAGAATCTGGCCGAGGATCCCAACTACGCGGAGCGGAAGAAGGAACTCGCGCAATATCTCCCGACGACGAATCTTCCCGACATGTCCGGCGGGCCCGACGGCCACAATGCCGAGGGGAAGAAAATGAAGAAGAACCGGAACCAACAACGCAATCAACAACGCAAAGAGCGAGCCAAGTAA